The nucleotide sequence TTTTGGACTGTTTTGTAGAACCGCACCATCCTTGATACGGGCTTTATCACTGCCGGAATTGAATTGTTTTTCCCAAGCTTCAGTTGTCGTTACGGCCATGTGGAAATCATAGTTGTACTGTTGGAAGCGCGAGATGAAGGACTGGAAGTTCGCCGCCAGATTGTCCTGAGATGTCTTCATGGAGCCAGAGTTATCGATCACCCAAAGGATGTCGATCTGCTTTGGAATGAAGACTGCCTGTTGCTTGTAGTCTTCTGCATCATTCAAGAGGGAGTAAGAACCAGTCCCCTTGCTGCAACCAGCTACCAATGCCACTGCTGAAGCCATCATTAGTGCTTTGCTAGCGACTGTTTTTTTCATACGGTTATGCCCTCCTGAGCCCCACCATGCTTCTTGATGGATTCAGTTTCGTTTAAAACAACCCAAAACTGAAATTTCAGGTAACTGCATGAATTCGTTTTTTAATTTTTAATTGGTCCAGTTTTGAGACACGCTAAGTGTGTGAAATAACAGGGTGTTGTGAAATCAATCAATTTTCAAAATATTTTCTTGTGTCAAACCTATAGCCAGTTTGTCAGGCTTTCCGTCGTGTTTTCCCAGCTAAGTGCGCGTCGAAATTAGAAGATACTCGGAACTGTCGAACTTCTCGCCACAACCAAGATCCTCTTTTATTACGAGGCTAAAAAGAAAGAGGACCTTCGATGGAAGATCTGGCGGGTTATTTCTTCTTCAAAAGTAATTTGGCTTTTTGCCAGTACTCTTCTTTTTGTTCCAGGTTCATTGCAGAAAAATCTTTTTGGTCTTTCGCAACAAGTTCCACCATGGTGTTGAAGCGATTTTCAAAACGTTGATTCGCTTTGCGCAAAACCTGCTCGGGTTCCATCTGCACGTGACGTCCCAGTTGCGCGAGTGAAAACAGGGCGTCACCCAGTTCGTGTTCGATCTCGGCATCAACGCCTTCATCCAAAGCTTCACGCAGTTCCTGATATTCTTCTTCCACTTTGGCAAGGACGCCGTCCATGTCTTCCCAGTCGAATTTCAATTTTTCAGTGCGTTTGCCGATTTTGTAGGCTTTCTGCAAAGCCGGCAGTGGGGGCACATTCAAGGCGTATGGCGACGGTGCGGCAGAAGAAGCCTTCTCTTGTTTTTTGATTTCCTCCCAGTTGCGAATGACCTCGGCAGTGTCGGCAACCTGGGTGTCGGCGAAGACATGCGGGTGACGGCGCACCAGTTTTTCACTGATTCCAGCAATCACATCTTCCAGAGTAAAAGCTCCACGTTCGGCGGCAAGCTGAGCGTGCAGAACCACTTGGAAGAGGACATCACCCAGCTCTTCCTTCATTTTCAGATCTTTCGTGGCATCAGAAGCGGGCAGTTCCAGGGCTTCCACCAGCTCGTGGGTCTCTTCGATTGCGTATTGAGTCAAAGATTCGTGAGTCTGCTCTTTATCCCAAGGGCAACCCCCAGGGCCGCGCAAGGAAGCAACGATCTCGACTAAGGACTCAATATGACGTAGGTTGGATGGAACGTGCGGCATGGGGACTCCTCGACTTTCTGATGGAATCTCTTTATTGCTAACA is from Bdellovibrio bacteriovorus str. Tiberius and encodes:
- the mazG gene encoding nucleoside triphosphate pyrophosphohydrolase, with translation MPHVPSNLRHIESLVEIVASLRGPGGCPWDKEQTHESLTQYAIEETHELVEALELPASDATKDLKMKEELGDVLFQVVLHAQLAAERGAFTLEDVIAGISEKLVRRHPHVFADTQVADTAEVIRNWEEIKKQEKASSAAPSPYALNVPPLPALQKAYKIGKRTEKLKFDWEDMDGVLAKVEEEYQELREALDEGVDAEIEHELGDALFSLAQLGRHVQMEPEQVLRKANQRFENRFNTMVELVAKDQKDFSAMNLEQKEEYWQKAKLLLKKK